One part of the Microcoleus sp. bin38.metabat.b11b12b14.051 genome encodes these proteins:
- a CDS encoding ABC transporter permease subunit: MTRPLTPANKTIERSAWTWQDGLLILAIFSLILVIVQTASQFSSDYNPNFKIETTLNVLPAYTAQSLLRMAAAYFLSLLFTLVYAYSAYRSPLVAKILIPLLDILQSIPVLSFLPGVVLALITLFPGQRIGVELASIILIFTGMTWNMTFSFYQSLSGIPRELKEAAQVYRLNAWQQFWTLELPAGAIGLVWNSVMSVAGGWFFLIAIESFTLGDKNFHLPGLGSYLGKAANEGNFGAIGWGLAVLIGVIVAIDFFIWQPLIAWVEKFKYQAVEATNVPQSKVLDFLRRSATLRVIKSRLSPIGESFDRGLARAFVPASMPATPREQRRLGNWINWIFVSGFTAIVLWGTWEAVMLLRLLSLSDWQKVIGGAFFTALRVICALFLSLLWTVPVGVAIGRNPRLAQILQPFVQIAASVPATALFPVLLLALIRAGGGLQIGSVALMMLGTMWYVLFNVIAGAQAIPAELFEAAQVYKLSLIQRWQTLIMPGIFPYLITGIITAVGGAWNASIVSEYVQFQGQIIKTSGLGETISEATASGNFPLLLAATSVMSLLVVLTNRLVWRPLYRLAQEKYQLLV; the protein is encoded by the coding sequence ATGACAAGACCTCTAACACCTGCCAATAAAACTATAGAAAGGTCAGCTTGGACTTGGCAAGATGGCTTGCTGATTCTAGCAATCTTCTCTCTAATTTTAGTAATCGTCCAAACAGCTTCTCAATTCAGCAGCGACTACAACCCTAATTTTAAAATTGAGACCACGCTAAATGTCTTACCAGCATATACAGCCCAGAGTCTTTTACGCATGGCAGCAGCCTATTTTTTATCGCTGCTGTTTACCCTAGTTTATGCTTATTCTGCTTATCGCTCACCCCTAGTAGCTAAAATTTTAATTCCATTGTTAGACATTTTACAGTCAATTCCGGTTTTATCTTTTTTGCCCGGAGTTGTTTTAGCACTAATTACTTTATTTCCCGGTCAAAGAATCGGCGTCGAACTCGCATCGATTATCCTAATATTTACGGGTATGACTTGGAATATGACCTTTAGTTTCTATCAGTCTCTTTCCGGCATCCCACGAGAACTTAAGGAAGCTGCTCAAGTTTACAGGCTCAATGCTTGGCAGCAATTCTGGACGTTAGAGTTGCCCGCCGGCGCGATCGGACTGGTGTGGAACAGTGTCATGTCAGTGGCGGGTGGCTGGTTTTTCTTGATTGCGATCGAATCTTTTACCTTAGGCGATAAAAACTTTCATCTACCCGGACTCGGTTCCTATTTGGGTAAGGCAGCCAATGAAGGCAATTTTGGGGCGATCGGCTGGGGTTTAGCAGTATTAATTGGTGTGATTGTAGCCATAGACTTTTTTATCTGGCAGCCTTTGATTGCTTGGGTGGAAAAGTTTAAATATCAAGCAGTAGAAGCTACTAATGTACCGCAGTCTAAGGTGTTGGATTTTTTAAGGCGCTCGGCGACGCTGCGGGTGATAAAGTCGCGCCTATCGCCGATCGGTGAGAGTTTCGATCGCGGTTTGGCAAGAGCTTTTGTACCTGCTAGTATGCCCGCAACTCCTCGCGAACAAAGGCGGCTCGGTAATTGGATAAATTGGATATTTGTCAGCGGGTTTACCGCGATCGTCCTTTGGGGAACGTGGGAAGCTGTGATGCTGCTGCGCTTGCTGAGTTTGTCTGACTGGCAAAAAGTCATCGGAGGTGCATTTTTTACAGCTTTGCGAGTGATTTGCGCCTTATTTTTATCGCTGTTGTGGACAGTACCCGTCGGAGTCGCGATCGGTAGAAATCCGCGTTTAGCTCAGATTTTGCAGCCCTTCGTACAAATAGCCGCCTCTGTACCCGCAACGGCTTTATTTCCCGTATTGTTGCTAGCTTTGATTCGCGCTGGAGGTGGCTTGCAGATTGGTTCTGTCGCACTGATGATGTTGGGTACAATGTGGTACGTGCTGTTTAATGTGATTGCAGGCGCTCAAGCCATACCTGCGGAGTTATTTGAAGCTGCACAAGTTTACAAACTTTCTCTGATCCAGCGTTGGCAAACCTTAATCATGCCCGGGATTTTTCCTTATTTAATCACAGGAATCATCACAGCGGTTGGCGGAGCTTGGAATGCCAGTATTGTCAGCGAATACGTGCAGTTTCAAGGTCAAATAATTAAAACTAGCGGTTTGGGCGAGACGATTTCCGAAGCAACGGCATCGGGGAATTTTCCTTTACTGTTAGCGGCTACTTCTGTAATGTCGCTGTTGGTAGTATTAACTAACCGTTTAGTGTGGCGCCCACTTTACCGTTTGGCACAAGAAAAATATCAATTGTTAGTTTAA
- a CDS encoding nitrate/sulfonate/bicarbonate ABC transporter ATP-binding protein produces MVAKTATEYLITLEGVSKAYQQPNGQQISILEPINLELRAGEIVALLGPSGSGKSTLMRIIAGLIPPSNGQVLYHNRPLVGLNPGVAIVFQNFALYPWLTVLENVELGLKAKGEMPESRRQKALRMIDIIGLDGFENAYPKELSGGMRQRVGFARALAVEPELLCMDEPFSALDVLTAENLRFELLDLWLEKKIPTKAVLIVTHGIEEAVILADRIVVLGRNPGRIRAELTVTLPHYRDRKTAAFQALVDQVYKILTNPELSCETVTAPAKSTAAVSQPQPVPTTKYQSLPQVRTGAIAGLLELLEDRKEKDLYRLGQELMLEVDDILPIVEAAKLMEFLVIQEGDLHLTPVGNQFIAGGIDQRKQIVRTQILSNIRLVQQISRMLQAKRNHRISEELILDILEAHFSPQEAMRQLQTAIDWGRYAELYSYDEPGGEIFLESEEPKNE; encoded by the coding sequence GTGGTAGCTAAAACAGCAACAGAGTACCTGATTACCTTAGAAGGTGTCAGCAAGGCTTACCAGCAGCCCAACGGTCAACAAATATCTATTTTAGAGCCAATTAATTTAGAGTTGCGAGCGGGCGAAATAGTCGCCTTGCTAGGGCCTTCCGGCTCAGGAAAATCTACATTAATGCGGATAATTGCCGGACTTATCCCCCCCAGCAACGGTCAAGTTCTATATCACAACCGTCCTTTAGTCGGGTTAAATCCGGGAGTGGCAATTGTATTTCAAAACTTTGCCCTTTATCCCTGGCTGACGGTATTAGAAAATGTAGAACTCGGCTTAAAAGCTAAAGGAGAAATGCCCGAATCGAGGCGCCAAAAAGCCTTGCGTATGATAGACATTATCGGTTTAGACGGATTTGAAAATGCCTATCCCAAAGAACTCTCCGGCGGAATGCGGCAGCGGGTGGGATTTGCTAGAGCTCTGGCGGTAGAACCCGAACTGCTCTGCATGGATGAACCGTTTTCAGCTTTAGACGTGCTGACCGCAGAAAACTTGCGGTTTGAGTTATTAGATTTGTGGTTAGAAAAAAAAATTCCCACTAAAGCTGTGTTAATCGTAACTCACGGGATTGAGGAAGCAGTAATTTTAGCCGATCGCATTGTAGTCTTGGGTCGCAATCCCGGGCGAATTCGCGCCGAACTGACAGTAACTTTGCCACACTACCGCGATCGCAAAACAGCGGCATTTCAAGCTCTCGTAGACCAAGTTTACAAAATCCTCACCAATCCAGAACTAAGCTGCGAAACAGTCACAGCACCTGCTAAAAGTACCGCTGCTGTCTCCCAACCTCAACCAGTCCCAACCACCAAATATCAATCTCTGCCGCAAGTGCGTACGGGTGCGATCGCAGGTCTGTTAGAACTCTTAGAAGACCGCAAAGAGAAAGACCTCTACCGCCTCGGTCAAGAATTGATGTTAGAAGTTGACGACATTTTGCCGATCGTCGAAGCAGCAAAATTAATGGAATTTCTGGTAATCCAAGAAGGCGACCTCCACCTCACTCCTGTGGGAAATCAGTTTATTGCCGGCGGAATTGACCAGCGAAAACAAATTGTACGCACCCAAATTCTCAGCAACATTCGCCTCGTACAGCAAATTTCTCGAATGCTTCAGGCCAAGCGCAATCACCGCATTTCCGAAGAACTAATTCTCGATATTCTCGAAGCCCACTTTAGCCCCCAAGAAGCCATGCGGCAATTGCAAACTGCTATTGATTGGGGTCGCTATGCAGAATTGTACAGCTACGACGAACCCGGAGGCGAAATCTTCCTAGAATCCGAAGAACCCAAAAATGAGTAG